A window of the Gossypium hirsutum isolate 1008001.06 chromosome A03, Gossypium_hirsutum_v2.1, whole genome shotgun sequence genome harbors these coding sequences:
- the LOC107887164 gene encoding protein FAR-RED ELONGATED HYPOCOTYL 3 isoform X2 produces the protein MDIDLRLPSGEQCKEDEDANGIDNMLDGDESLHNGMVQVVGENMRAEDGGEMHSSAVDMVTFKEDTNLEPLSGMEFESHGEAYSFYQEYARSMGFNTAIQNSRRSKTSREFIDAKFACSRYGTKREYDKSFNRPRARQSKQDPENATGRRSCSKTDCKASMHVKRRPDGKWVIHSFVKEHNHELLPAQAVSEQTRRMYAAMARQFAEYKNVVGLKNDPKNPFDKGRNLALEAADVKILLEFFTHMQSINSNFFYAVDLGEDQRLKSLFWVDSKSRHDYSYFCDAVSFDTTYVTNKYKMPLALFIGVNHHYQCIPLGCALVSDESAATFSWLMQTWLKAMGGQSPRVLITNQDRTLKSVVAEIFPNTLHCFFLWHVLGKVSENLGHVIKQHGNLMAKFEKCIYRSWTDEEFGKRWWKILDRFELKDDEWMKSLYEDRKKWVPTYIMNVLLAGMSTVQRAESVNSFFDKYVHKKTTVQDFLKHYEAILQDRYEEEAKANSDSWSKVPALKSPSPFEKSVVGVYTHTLFKKFQIEVVGAIACHPKPENHDSTCSIFRVQDLEKNQDFIVTLNEMKAEVSCICRLYEYKGYLCRHAMVVLQINGHSAIPSQYILKRWTKEAKSRHFMSEESEQVQSRVQRYNDLFQRGMKLIEEGSLSQESYYIAFRSLEEAFGSCLSANTSNKSLAEAVASPTQGMICIEEDNQSRSTSKMNKKKNPTKKRKGNSEQEVMAVAPMDGLQQMDKLSSRSVALDSYFGAQPSVQGMVQLNLMAPRDNYYGNQQTIQGLGQLNTIATSHDGYYGTQQAMPGMGPMDFFRSPSFYIRDDPNVRVAQLHDDASRHT, from the exons ATGGACATAGATCTTAGGTTACCTTCTGGTGAACAGTGTAAGGAAGATGAAGATGCAAATGGAATTGATAATATGCTAGATGGTGATGAATCACTGCATAATGGAATGGTTCAAGTTGTAGGAGAGAATATGCGTGCTGAAGATGGTGGGGAAATGCATTCTTCTGCTGTGGATATGGTGACCTTCAAGGAGGATACGAATCTTGAGCCACTTTCTGGTATGGAGTTTGAATCACATGGAGAAGCATATTCATTTTATCAAGAATATGCTCGGTCTATGGGATTCAACACAGCTATACAAAATAGCCGACGTTCGAAGACTTCAAGAGAATTTATTGATGCAAAGTTTGCCTGTTCTAGATATGGGACCAAAAGGGAATATGACAAATCCTTTAACCGGCCACGAGCTAGACAAAGCAAGCAAGACCCTGAAAATGCAACTGGTCGGCGATCATGTTCGAAGACGGATTGTAAAGCAAGTATGCATGTGAAGAGAAGGCCTGATGGAAAATGGGTTATACATAGTTTTGTGAAAGAACATAACCATGAACTTTTGCCAGCCCAAGCTGTCAGTGAACAGACCAGAAGGATGTATGCTGCAATGGCTAGACAATTTGCTGAATATAAAAATGTTGTTGGTCTGAAGAATGATCCCAAAAATCCATTTGATAAAGGTCGAAATTTGGCATTAGAAGCTGCTGATGTTAAGATTTTACTTGAATTTTTCACACACATGCAGAGCATAAATTCAAACTTCTTTTATGCAGTAGACCTGGGTGAAGATCAGCGTCTGAAGAGTTTGTTTTGGGTTGATTCAAAGAGTAGGCATGATTACAGTTATTTCTGTGATGCTGTGTCTTTTGATACCACTTATGttacaaacaaatataagatgCCTCTTGCACTATTTATTGGAGTAAACCACCACTACCAGTGCATTCCGCTTGGATGTGCACTGGTATCAGATGAGAGTGCTGCAACATTTTCTTGGCTAATGCAGACATGGCTGAAAGCAATGGGTGGACAATCTCCTAGAGTCCTAATAACCAACCAAGACCGAACTCTGAAATCTGTTGTTGCAGAAATCTTTCCAAATACACTTCATTGCTTCTTCCTGTGGCACGTATTAGGAAAGGTTTCTGAGAACCTTGGTCATGTAATTAAACAGCACGGAAACTTGATGGCAAAGTTTGAGAAATGCATCTACAGGTCATGGACAGATGAAGAGTTCGGCAAAAGGTGGTGGAAAATTCTTGATAGATTTGAACTCAAGGATGATGAATGGATGAAGTCGTTGTATGAAGACCGCAAAAAGTGGGTTCCAACCTATATAATGAATGTTCTGTTGGCTGGGATGTCTACGGTTCAGAGAGCCGAGAGTGTGAACTCATTCTTTGACAAGTACGTACATAAGAAGACCACAGTGCAAGATTTTTTGAAACATTATGAAGCAATTTTACAAGATAGGTATGAAGAGGAAGCGAAAGCAAATTCTGATTCATGGAGCAAAGTGCCAGCATTAAAATCTCCATCACCTTTTGAGAAGAGTGTTGTGGGGGTATACACACACACATTATTCAAGAAGTTTCAAATCGAGGTTGTGGGTGCAATTGCTTGTCATCCAAAGCCGGAAAATCATGATTCAACATGCAGCATTTTTAGAGTTCAAGATCTTGAAAAGAATCAGGATTTTATTGTTACTTTGAATGAGATGAAGGCAGAAGTTTCTTGTATATGCCGCTTGTATGAATACAAAGGATATCTCTGCAGGCACGCAATGGTAGTTCTCCAAATAAACGGCCACTCAGCCATCCCTTCTCAATATATTTTGAAACGATGGACAAAAGAGGCAAAGAGCAGGCATTTCATGAGTGAAGAATCTGAACAGGTTCAATCTAGGGTGCAGAGGTACAATGATTTATTTCAACGAGGGATGAAGTTGATTGAGGAGGGTTCATTGTCTCAAGAGAGCTACTATATTGCATTCCGAAGCCTGGAAGAAGCTTTTGGGAGCTGTTTGAGTGCAAACACTTCTAATAAGAGCCTTGCAGAAGCTGTGGCATCTCCCACCCAGGGTATGATCTGTATTGAAGAAGACAATCAAAGCAGAAGCACAAGCAAGATGAATAAGAAAAAGAACCCAACCAAAAAGAGAAAG GGAAACTCAGAGCAGGAGGTAATGGCTGTTGCACCGATGGATGGCTTGCAACAAATG gaTAAGTTAAGCTCAAGATCAGTAGCCCTAGATAGTTACTTTGGTGCACAACCAAGCGTCCAAGGAATG GTTCAGCTTAATTTAATGGCACCGCGCGATAATTATTATGGGAATCAACAGACAATTCAGGGGCTG GGACAGTTAAACACCATAGCAACGAGCCATGATGGTTACTATGGCACTCAGCAAGCCATGCCTGGAATG GGACCCATGGATTTCTTTCGATCTCCTAGTTTCTACATTCGG GATGACCCCAACGTGAGAGTGGCACAGTTACATGATGATGCATCGAGACACACATGA
- the LOC107887164 gene encoding protein FAR-RED ELONGATED HYPOCOTYL 3 isoform X1 has translation MDIDLRLPSGEQCKEDEDANGIDNMLDGDESLHNGMVQVVGENMRAEDGGEMHSSAVDMVTFKEDTNLEPLSGMEFESHGEAYSFYQEYARSMGFNTAIQNSRRSKTSREFIDAKFACSRYGTKREYDKSFNRPRARQSKQDPENATGRRSCSKTDCKASMHVKRRPDGKWVIHSFVKEHNHELLPAQAVSEQTRRMYAAMARQFAEYKNVVGLKNDPKNPFDKGRNLALEAADVKILLEFFTHMQSINSNFFYAVDLGEDQRLKSLFWVDSKSRHDYSYFCDAVSFDTTYVTNKYKMPLALFIGVNHHYQCIPLGCALVSDESAATFSWLMQTWLKAMGGQSPRVLITNQDRTLKSVVAEIFPNTLHCFFLWHVLGKVSENLGHVIKQHGNLMAKFEKCIYRSWTDEEFGKRWWKILDRFELKDDEWMKSLYEDRKKWVPTYIMNVLLAGMSTVQRAESVNSFFDKYVHKKTTVQDFLKHYEAILQDRYEEEAKANSDSWSKVPALKSPSPFEKSVVGVYTHTLFKKFQIEVVGAIACHPKPENHDSTCSIFRVQDLEKNQDFIVTLNEMKAEVSCICRLYEYKGYLCRHAMVVLQINGHSAIPSQYILKRWTKEAKSRHFMSEESEQVQSRVQRYNDLFQRGMKLIEEGSLSQESYYIAFRSLEEAFGSCLSANTSNKSLAEAVASPTQGMICIEEDNQSRSTSKMNKKKNPTKKRKGNSEQEVMAVAPMDGLQQMDKLSSRSVALDSYFGAQPSVQGMVQLNLMAPRDNYYGNQQTIQGLGQLNTIATSHDGYYGTQQAMPGMVISLCSQFLYIFRVKMVTLFMFCFVQQGPMDFFRSPSFYIRDDPNVRVAQLHDDASRHT, from the exons ATGGACATAGATCTTAGGTTACCTTCTGGTGAACAGTGTAAGGAAGATGAAGATGCAAATGGAATTGATAATATGCTAGATGGTGATGAATCACTGCATAATGGAATGGTTCAAGTTGTAGGAGAGAATATGCGTGCTGAAGATGGTGGGGAAATGCATTCTTCTGCTGTGGATATGGTGACCTTCAAGGAGGATACGAATCTTGAGCCACTTTCTGGTATGGAGTTTGAATCACATGGAGAAGCATATTCATTTTATCAAGAATATGCTCGGTCTATGGGATTCAACACAGCTATACAAAATAGCCGACGTTCGAAGACTTCAAGAGAATTTATTGATGCAAAGTTTGCCTGTTCTAGATATGGGACCAAAAGGGAATATGACAAATCCTTTAACCGGCCACGAGCTAGACAAAGCAAGCAAGACCCTGAAAATGCAACTGGTCGGCGATCATGTTCGAAGACGGATTGTAAAGCAAGTATGCATGTGAAGAGAAGGCCTGATGGAAAATGGGTTATACATAGTTTTGTGAAAGAACATAACCATGAACTTTTGCCAGCCCAAGCTGTCAGTGAACAGACCAGAAGGATGTATGCTGCAATGGCTAGACAATTTGCTGAATATAAAAATGTTGTTGGTCTGAAGAATGATCCCAAAAATCCATTTGATAAAGGTCGAAATTTGGCATTAGAAGCTGCTGATGTTAAGATTTTACTTGAATTTTTCACACACATGCAGAGCATAAATTCAAACTTCTTTTATGCAGTAGACCTGGGTGAAGATCAGCGTCTGAAGAGTTTGTTTTGGGTTGATTCAAAGAGTAGGCATGATTACAGTTATTTCTGTGATGCTGTGTCTTTTGATACCACTTATGttacaaacaaatataagatgCCTCTTGCACTATTTATTGGAGTAAACCACCACTACCAGTGCATTCCGCTTGGATGTGCACTGGTATCAGATGAGAGTGCTGCAACATTTTCTTGGCTAATGCAGACATGGCTGAAAGCAATGGGTGGACAATCTCCTAGAGTCCTAATAACCAACCAAGACCGAACTCTGAAATCTGTTGTTGCAGAAATCTTTCCAAATACACTTCATTGCTTCTTCCTGTGGCACGTATTAGGAAAGGTTTCTGAGAACCTTGGTCATGTAATTAAACAGCACGGAAACTTGATGGCAAAGTTTGAGAAATGCATCTACAGGTCATGGACAGATGAAGAGTTCGGCAAAAGGTGGTGGAAAATTCTTGATAGATTTGAACTCAAGGATGATGAATGGATGAAGTCGTTGTATGAAGACCGCAAAAAGTGGGTTCCAACCTATATAATGAATGTTCTGTTGGCTGGGATGTCTACGGTTCAGAGAGCCGAGAGTGTGAACTCATTCTTTGACAAGTACGTACATAAGAAGACCACAGTGCAAGATTTTTTGAAACATTATGAAGCAATTTTACAAGATAGGTATGAAGAGGAAGCGAAAGCAAATTCTGATTCATGGAGCAAAGTGCCAGCATTAAAATCTCCATCACCTTTTGAGAAGAGTGTTGTGGGGGTATACACACACACATTATTCAAGAAGTTTCAAATCGAGGTTGTGGGTGCAATTGCTTGTCATCCAAAGCCGGAAAATCATGATTCAACATGCAGCATTTTTAGAGTTCAAGATCTTGAAAAGAATCAGGATTTTATTGTTACTTTGAATGAGATGAAGGCAGAAGTTTCTTGTATATGCCGCTTGTATGAATACAAAGGATATCTCTGCAGGCACGCAATGGTAGTTCTCCAAATAAACGGCCACTCAGCCATCCCTTCTCAATATATTTTGAAACGATGGACAAAAGAGGCAAAGAGCAGGCATTTCATGAGTGAAGAATCTGAACAGGTTCAATCTAGGGTGCAGAGGTACAATGATTTATTTCAACGAGGGATGAAGTTGATTGAGGAGGGTTCATTGTCTCAAGAGAGCTACTATATTGCATTCCGAAGCCTGGAAGAAGCTTTTGGGAGCTGTTTGAGTGCAAACACTTCTAATAAGAGCCTTGCAGAAGCTGTGGCATCTCCCACCCAGGGTATGATCTGTATTGAAGAAGACAATCAAAGCAGAAGCACAAGCAAGATGAATAAGAAAAAGAACCCAACCAAAAAGAGAAAG GGAAACTCAGAGCAGGAGGTAATGGCTGTTGCACCGATGGATGGCTTGCAACAAATG gaTAAGTTAAGCTCAAGATCAGTAGCCCTAGATAGTTACTTTGGTGCACAACCAAGCGTCCAAGGAATG GTTCAGCTTAATTTAATGGCACCGCGCGATAATTATTATGGGAATCAACAGACAATTCAGGGGCTG GGACAGTTAAACACCATAGCAACGAGCCATGATGGTTACTATGGCACTCAGCAAGCCATGCCTGGAATGGTAATTTCTCTGTGCAGTCAGTTTCTTTATATTTTTCGAGTTAAAATGGTAACTTTGTTTATGTTCTGTTTTGTTCAACAGGGACCCATGGATTTCTTTCGATCTCCTAGTTTCTACATTCGG GATGACCCCAACGTGAGAGTGGCACAGTTACATGATGATGCATCGAGACACACATGA